One segment of Palaemon carinicauda isolate YSFRI2023 chromosome 35, ASM3689809v2, whole genome shotgun sequence DNA contains the following:
- the LOC137627199 gene encoding mucin-3B-like, giving the protein MADEAVSCDAGWVFDVFFRSSMVVVADVVTSLIGERSSSFPLPFIILFPFSFLCPISSILHPPPQLSFLLPPPSFVHLLSKSSYFLHFPSPFNLLFRSPPSYVLLLPSFLSSLCHPPFIHFLSLSSSLHPYPLFVFLVHSSSASLQSPPPVVRSLRPPTSFNSSLCPPPTFLCRPPFVLFVHSSSASLRLFPSVSSFLQPLPLASTYPPLAPFVVLPSSSSSIPSPPSFIHLPSSSSISFSSFYTPPSFVLLLPSSSSSLRPPPSFVLLLPSSFSSLHPLPLFVLRPLSFSSFLRPTPFVVLLPLSTSLCQPPFVVFLVHSSSSFLHPPPFIFLSFVLLILYASFLRPLLSFVLLLPSSFSSLHPLPLFVLRPLSFFSFLRPTPFVVLLPLSASLCRLPRPFVILLPSSSTSLHLPLFRSPHFVLLLPSSFSSLHPFSLFVLLLPSFFSSLRPSPPFILFLSSSSAPFHSSPSFVLLRSSSSYLCQPPFVVFLVHSSSSFLRHPPPFIFLSFVLLIMYSSFLHPSPPFILFLSSSSSFLRSSPPFVLLLPSSSSSLRPLPPFILLLPSFYSVRRPPNLCQHPLTSSSSIRHPPPFVIHLPSSSSLSFSSFCTPPFTVIHLPSSSSLSFSSVCTPPSFVLLLPSSSSSLRPPPSFVFLLPSSFFSLHPLPLFVLRPVSFSSFLRPTPFVVLLPLSASLCRLPRPFVVLLPSSTSLHLPLFRSPPFVLLLPSSFSSLHPLPLFVPLLPSFSSFLRPSPPFILFLSSSSAPFHFPPFFVLLRSSSSYLCQPSFVVFLVHSSSTSLRPPPFIIHLPPSYQKT; this is encoded by the exons ggttgtggtggcagatgtggtaacgtccctgattggtgaacgctcaagctc ttttcctcttCCCTTCATCATTCTTTTTCCATTCTCCTTTCTTTGCCCTATTTCGTCAATCCTACATCCTCCTCCTCAACTCTccttccttcttcctcctccttccttcGTCCACCTCCTTTCTAAGTCTTCCTACtttcttcattttccttctccCTTCAATCTACTCTTTCGTTCTCCTCCTTCCTACGTCCTCCTCCTGCCTTCATTCCTTTCCTCTCTTTGTCATCCTCCCTTCATCCATTTCCTCTCTTTGTCATCCTCCCTTCATCCATATCCTCTCTTCGTCTTCCTCGTCCATTCGTCCTCCGCTTCCCTTCAGTCTCCGCCTCCCGTCGTCCGCTCCCTTAGGCCTCCTACTTCCTTCAACAGCTCCCTTTGCCCTCCACCTACCTTCCTTTGTCGTCCTCCCTTTGTGCTTTTCGTCCATTCGTCCTCCGCCTCCCTTCGTCTGTTCCCTTCGGTCTCCTCCTTCCTTCAACCGCTCCCTTTGGCCTCCACCTACCCTCCTCTGGCGCCCTTTGTCGTCCTCCCCTCGTCCTCCTCGTccattccttctcctccttccttCATCCACCTCCCTTCATCTTCCTCTATTTCGTTCTCCTCATTTTATACTCCTCCTTCCTTTGTCCTTCTCCtcccttcatcctcttcctctcttCGTCCTCCTCCTTCCTTCGTCCTTCTCCTTCCTTCGTCCTTCTCCtcccttcatcctcttcctctcttCGTCCTCCGCCCCCTTTCATTCTCCTCCTTCCTTCGTCCTACTCCGTTCGTCGTCCTCCTACCTTTGTCAACCTCCCTTTGTCAACCTCCCTTTGTCGTCTTCCTCGTCCATTCGTCATCCTCCTTCCTTCATCCACCTCCCTTCATCTTCCTCTCTTTCGTTCTCCTCATTTTGTACGCCTCCTTCCTTCGTCCTCTTCTTTCCTTCGTTCTTCTCCTCCCTTCGTCCTTCTCCtcccttcatcctcttcctctcttCGTCCTCCGCCCCCTTTCATTCTTCTCCTTCCTTCGTCCTACTCCGTTCGTCGTCCTCCTACCTTTGTCAGCCTCCCTTTGTCGTCTTCCTCGTCCATTCGTCATCCTCCTTCCTTCGTCATCCACCTCCCTTCATCTTCCTCTCTTTCGTTCTCCTCATTTTGTACTCCTCCTTCCTTCGTCATTCTCCTCCCTTCATCCTTTTTCTCTCTTCGTCCTCCTCCTTCCTTCGTTCTTCTCCTCCCTTCGTCCTTCTCCtcccttcatcctcttcctctcttCGTCCTCCGCCCCCTTTCATTCTTCTCCTTCCTTCGTCCTACTCCGTTCGTCGTCCTCCTACCTTTGTCAGCCTCCCTTTGTCGTCTTCCTCGTCCATTCGTCATCCTCCTTCCTTCGTCATCCACCTCCCTTCATCTTCCTCTCTTTCGTTCTCCTCATTATGTACTCCTCCTTCCTTCATCCTTCTCCTCCCTTCATCCTCTTTCTCTCTTCGTCCTCCTCCTTCCTTCGTTCTTCTCCTCCCTTCGTCCTTCTCCtcccttcatcctcttcctctcttCGTCCTCTGCCCCCTTTCATTCTTCTCCTTCCTTCGTTCTACTCCGTTCGTCGTCCTCCTAACCTTTGTCAGCATCCTTTAACGTCTTCCTCGTCCATTCGTCATCCACCTCCCTTCGTCATCCACCTCCCTTCATCTTCCTCTCTTTCGTTCTCCTCATTTTGTACTCCTCCTTTCACCGTCATCCACCTCCCTTCATCTTCCTCTCTTTCGTTCTCCTCCGTTTGTACTCCTCCTTCCTTCGTCCTTCTCCtcccttcatcctcttcctctcttCGTCCTCCTCCTTCCTTCGTATTTCTCCTTCCTTCGTCCTTCTTCtcccttcatcctcttcctctcttCGTCCTCCGCCCCGTTTCATTCTCCTCCTTCCTTCGTCCTACTCCGTTCGTCGTCCTCCTACCTTTGTCAGCCTCCCTTTGTCGTCTTCCTCGTCCATTCGTTGTCCTCCTTCCTTCATCCACCTCCCTTCATCTTCCTCTCTTTCGTTCTCCTCCATTTGTACTCCTCCTTCCTTCGTCCTTCTCCtcccttcatcctcttcctctcttCGTCCCCCTCCttccttcgttctcctccttccttcgtccttctcctcccttcatcctcttcctctcttCGTCCTCCGCCCCCTTTCATTTTCCTCCTTTCTTCGTCCTACTCCGTTCGTCGTCCTCCTACCTTTGTCAGCCTTCCTTTGTCGTCTTCCTCGTCCATTCGTCATCCACCTCCCTTCGTCCACCTCCCTTCATCATCCATCTCCCACCCTCCTACCAGAAAACGTGA